The DNA region AATGTGGATTGTAACGGGAATAATAACGGAAGTATTACAATTACCGTTAATGGAGCAAAAATACCATATACATATATATATGTTAGTGATGTTGCAGCTCCACAAGCTATATCGTCCTTTTCAAATACACACACTTTTTCCGATTTGCCACCTGGGACTTATAATATTACAATACAGGCAGGTGTTGACCCAGCGGGATTTGCATTTTGTATGGCTCCTCCAATAACAATTACACAACCACAACCTCTAACTTTATCTGGCACTCACTTACCCCCGAAATGTTCAGGTGGAAATGACGGTGGTATCAATTTAAACATAACAGGAGGTACACCTCCATATTCCTATTTATGGAATAATGGATCTACATCACAAAACCTTACTGGCGTTGGCATCGGTACTTACAATGTAAAAGTTACCGATAGCAAAAATTGCGAACAATCAGCCTCATTTACTGTTACGGAGCCAAGTAATTTTGCACTAACTGGATCTTCCACAAATCCTACTTGTAACGGAGGCAATAGTGGCAACATAAACCTCTCAGTTTCAGGAGCCACACCACCATATAGCTTTCATTGGGACGATGATGGTTCTATAACGAGTTCCAATCGGACAAATTTAAAAGCCGGCACATACACGGTCCATATTACAGACGCAAATAGTTGTAACAAAGACACTACATTTAATATAACTGAACCGACACCGTTGTCGGTTACAGCTGTTTTAAACAATGCCAATTGTAACGGAGGATCAGACGGTTCTGTTGATTTATCAGTTTCGGGAGGAACGGGGCCATATGCATTCAATTGGGCAGATAATGGATCAACAAGTCAAAATAGAACTAACCTTGGCCCAGGAATCTACAATGTTAAAATCAATGACAATAACAGTTGTGAACTAGATACTTTCTTTACCCTAACACAACCAACACCTTTAGCATTAACTGCTGTTGTTACAAATTCAACCTGTGGAATGCCGAATGGAAGCATAGATATCACCTCAGTAACCGGTGGTACAGCTCCTTACTCCTATTCATGGGTAAGCGGTCCCAACACTCAAGATCGTACCGGACTGACAGCCGGAACCTATACTTTGGAAATAACAGATGCCAATGGATGTCTCATAGATTCCAGCTTCACGATATCTTCTCCTGTTGCTATGTCATTGGCAGCCACTTTAACCAATGCAAGCTGTGGTTTAGCTAACGGTGTAATTAATATTAATACCGTTTCCGGTGGCACTGCTCCTTATACATTTGTATGGGGCGACGGAATCACTACTCAAAACCGTACTGATTTGGCAACAGGAAATTATAGCCTTAAAATAACAGATATTAATGGATGCGAAATAGATACTTCATTTAATATCACCAATCCCGCTGCATATTCAGTTTCCGCTATTATAACCAATACATCCTGTACTGTTAACAATGGCGCTATAACCCTAAATATTTCAGGTGGCACAACTCCATATACTTTTCTTTGGAATGATTTGAACACTACTCAAAACCGTACAGGTTTGGCAGCTGGTACATATTCAGTTAAAATTAAGGATGCAAGTGGATGTGAAAAAGATACAGTTTTCACTATTATTAAGCCAATTCCTTTTTCTGTTACCGGAATAGTTACAAATCCAATTTGTTCGACCAACGATGGATCCATTAATTTGAATGTTAGCGGAGGAACCACTCCCTATAACTTCTTATGGTCTGACAATGGATCAACTTCTCAGAACAGAACAGCACTTGGAGGAGGAAGTTATCTGGTAAAAATTACTGATGCTAGCGGATGTGAAAAAGATACATCTTTCAATATCATTATCCCTGCTCCAATGTCAATGACTGCTGCAGTAACTAATCCGAACTGTAATGGGGCTGCGAACGGAGCTATCAACATTACTGCTGTTACTGGTGGAACTGCTCCTTATACTTATACAAGAAACGGCGCTCCTGCTGCTCAGAACAATATTAACCTTGCTGCTGGCACTTATACCATCAGAGTAACTGATACAAACGGATGCTTTAAAGACTCTGCATTTACTCTTACTCAGCCGGCTCCAATGGTGCTGACCGCTGCAGTAACTAATCCGAACTGTAATGGGGCTGCGAACGGAGCGATCAACATTACTTCTGTTACTGGCGG from Sporocytophaga myxococcoides includes:
- a CDS encoding SprB repeat-containing protein translates to MELFLKITGRCTFLLLLFLNIEVFSQCFNPAVSLITTQTNVDCNGNNNGSITITVNGAKIPYTYIYVSDVAAPQAISSFSNTHTFSDLPPGTYNITIQAGVDPAGFAFCMAPPITITQPQPLTLSGTHLPPKCSGGNDGGINLNITGGTPPYSYLWNNGSTSQNLTGVGIGTYNVKVTDSKNCEQSASFTVTEPSNFALTGSSTNPTCNGGNSGNINLSVSGATPPYSFHWDDDGSITSSNRTNLKAGTYTVHITDANSCNKDTTFNITEPTPLSVTAVLNNANCNGGSDGSVDLSVSGGTGPYAFNWADNGSTSQNRTNLGPGIYNVKINDNNSCELDTFFTLTQPTPLALTAVVTNSTCGMPNGSIDITSVTGGTAPYSYSWVSGPNTQDRTGLTAGTYTLEITDANGCLIDSSFTISSPVAMSLAATLTNASCGLANGVININTVSGGTAPYTFVWGDGITTQNRTDLATGNYSLKITDINGCEIDTSFNITNPAAYSVSAIITNTSCTVNNGAITLNISGGTTPYTFLWNDLNTTQNRTGLAAGTYSVKIKDASGCEKDTVFTIIKPIPFSVTGIVTNPICSTNDGSINLNVSGGTTPYNFLWSDNGSTSQNRTALGGGSYLVKITDASGCEKDTSFNIIIPAPMSMTAAVTNPNCNGAANGAINITAVTGGTAPYTYTRNGAPAAQNNINLAAGTYTIRVTDTNGCFKDSAFTLTQPAPMVLTAAVTNPNCNGAANGAINITSVTGG